Proteins co-encoded in one Diaminobutyricimonas sp. LJ205 genomic window:
- a CDS encoding exonuclease domain-containing protein gives MPLDFTAIDFETANNSAASACSVGLVKVRDGRVVDTAGWYIRPPLGHDWFSEWNTRIHGIEEADVADAALWIDQMPDLMAFAEDDALVAHNAGFDMGVIKAACTASFIDIPSYRYACTLQLARKTYNLDSYRLPVAAMAAGFEDFRHHDAIADAEACAAIMIHAAKRHGASDVDELAGLAGIRVNSIGTLAAAAASA, from the coding sequence GTGCCACTGGATTTCACCGCCATCGACTTCGAGACCGCGAACAACAGTGCAGCGTCAGCTTGCTCGGTGGGACTGGTGAAGGTGCGCGACGGCCGCGTCGTCGACACCGCGGGCTGGTACATCCGCCCACCGCTCGGCCACGACTGGTTCTCGGAGTGGAACACGCGCATCCACGGCATTGAGGAAGCGGATGTCGCGGACGCCGCGCTCTGGATCGACCAGATGCCCGACCTGATGGCCTTCGCCGAGGACGACGCCCTGGTCGCGCACAACGCCGGATTCGACATGGGCGTGATCAAGGCCGCGTGCACCGCGAGCTTCATCGACATTCCGAGCTACCGGTACGCGTGCACGCTGCAACTTGCCCGCAAAACCTACAACCTGGACTCGTACCGCCTGCCGGTCGCCGCGATGGCCGCCGGGTTCGAGGACTTCCGGCACCACGACGCGATCGCCGACGCTGAGGCGTGTGCGGCGATCATGATCCACGCGGCGAAGCGGCATGGGGCATCCGATGTTGACGAGCTCGCCGGGCTGGCGGGCATCCGGGTGAACTCGATCGGCACGCTGGCGGCGGCTGCGGCGAGCGCGTAG
- a CDS encoding CoA-acylating methylmalonate-semialdehyde dehydrogenase — MSILESEARPGGLATTTLDHWVGGASFTGESTRTGPVYNPARGEVAREVRLATSADVDAAVQNAKAASRGWADTSWAKRQQVMFAFRELLSTRREELAAILTAEHGKVTSDALGEVARGLEVVEFACGMAGHAKGEFSENVSTGIDVYSLRQPLGVVGIISPFNFPAMVPLWFFPIAIAAGNAVVLKPSEKDPSAANWLAALLKEAGLPDGVLNVVHGDKEAVDSLLEHPDVAAISFVGSTPIAKYIYETAAKHGKRVQALGGAKNHMLVLPDADLDLTADAAVNAGFGSAGERCMAISVVVAVEPVADDLIQKISARMSGLTVGDGTRGCDMGPLITREHRDKVAGYLDVATQDGATVVVDGRSVEADGATDGFWLGPTLIDKVSTESKVYQDEIFGPVLSVVRVESYDDGVDLINASRYGNGTAIFTNDGGVARRFQRDVQVGMIGINVPIPVPVGHFSFGGWKDSFFGSAKAYGPEAVNFFTREKAVTSRWLDPSHGGINLGFPQHT, encoded by the coding sequence ATGAGCATCCTTGAGAGCGAGGCGCGCCCCGGCGGCCTTGCCACAACCACACTTGATCATTGGGTTGGAGGCGCGTCCTTCACTGGCGAATCGACGCGCACCGGCCCCGTCTACAACCCCGCGCGCGGCGAGGTCGCGCGCGAGGTCAGGCTGGCGACATCCGCCGATGTCGATGCCGCCGTGCAGAACGCCAAAGCCGCCTCCCGCGGCTGGGCGGACACCTCCTGGGCCAAGCGCCAACAGGTGATGTTCGCCTTCCGTGAGCTGCTGAGCACGCGCAGGGAGGAACTGGCCGCCATCCTCACCGCCGAGCACGGCAAGGTCACCTCCGACGCGCTCGGCGAGGTCGCCCGCGGCCTCGAGGTCGTCGAGTTCGCCTGCGGCATGGCCGGCCACGCGAAGGGCGAGTTCAGCGAGAACGTCTCCACCGGGATTGACGTCTACTCGCTGCGCCAGCCGCTCGGCGTCGTCGGCATCATCAGCCCGTTCAACTTCCCGGCAATGGTGCCGCTGTGGTTCTTCCCGATCGCGATCGCGGCCGGCAACGCGGTGGTGCTGAAGCCGAGCGAGAAGGACCCGTCGGCGGCGAACTGGCTGGCCGCACTGCTGAAGGAGGCCGGACTGCCGGACGGTGTGCTGAACGTCGTGCACGGCGACAAGGAGGCGGTCGACTCGCTGCTGGAGCATCCGGATGTCGCTGCCATCTCCTTCGTCGGATCGACGCCGATCGCGAAGTACATCTACGAGACCGCCGCGAAGCACGGCAAGCGCGTGCAGGCCCTCGGCGGCGCGAAGAACCACATGCTGGTGCTGCCCGACGCCGACCTCGACCTCACCGCCGACGCCGCCGTCAACGCCGGCTTCGGCTCGGCGGGGGAGCGCTGCATGGCGATCAGTGTCGTCGTCGCGGTGGAACCGGTGGCCGATGACCTGATCCAGAAGATCTCCGCGCGGATGTCGGGACTCACCGTCGGCGACGGTACCCGGGGCTGCGACATGGGTCCGCTGATCACCCGCGAACACCGCGACAAGGTCGCCGGCTACCTCGACGTTGCCACCCAGGACGGCGCCACCGTCGTCGTCGACGGCCGCAGCGTGGAAGCGGATGGCGCGACCGACGGCTTCTGGCTGGGGCCCACCCTGATCGACAAGGTGTCCACCGAGTCGAAGGTGTACCAGGACGAGATCTTCGGACCGGTGCTCTCGGTGGTGCGCGTCGAGTCCTATGACGACGGCGTCGATCTGATCAACGCGAGCCGCTACGGCAACGGCACGGCGATCTTCACCAACGACGGTGGCGTGGCCCGGCGCTTCCAGCGCGACGTGCAAGTCGGCATGATCGGCATCAACGTGCCGATCCCGGTGCCGGTGGGGCATTTCTCCTTCGGCGGTTGGAAGGACTCGTTCTTCGGCAGCGCCAAGGCGTACGGCCCCGAGGCGGTGAACTTCTTCACCCGCGAGAAGGCGGTCACCAGCCGCTGGCTCGACCCGTCGCACGGCGGCATCAACCTGGGCTTCCCGCAGCACACGTAG
- a CDS encoding ATP/GTP-binding protein: MILLRFTVRNHKSIREEVTIDLTRPTLRTLAPKSGAWGDYVYTLAGIFGPNASGKSAVLDAMNYAFTAIRNSSTTWQARTKMPRVPFRLDGRSREEPSKYVLEFVHDGRRHEYGFELDSKGVLTEWLREASGRWRTLFERRRGQRAVKLGSSMRVLGDVSDRELALSRAYVLEHPQLFPIATDLIASFDIVSVKDSHREVRLRNIAESLVDGSITSLDIETLLQVADIGIRAVTVEEKDLPERVQRALQLFKRAMNEGDTGDVEKAGDKDGMTSEELEEEDSKQIVRNLLFTHRGESDDCPPFSINQESDGTVAWLALMVPVTETLREGGLLCIDEIDSSLHPHLLDVVLGLFADPRLNRKHAQLIFTSHETYILSPLSEIDLEPEQVWFTDKSYDGVTEITCLAEFPRHGDANVAKRYLSGRYGGTPRLAPSMLETLLISEDA, from the coding sequence ATGATCCTTCTGAGATTTACGGTGCGCAACCACAAGAGCATCCGTGAAGAGGTCACCATCGATCTAACGCGACCGACGCTGCGCACACTCGCACCCAAGTCGGGAGCGTGGGGAGACTACGTCTACACGCTTGCGGGCATCTTCGGTCCGAACGCCTCTGGCAAGTCCGCTGTTCTCGACGCGATGAATTACGCATTCACCGCGATACGCAATTCGTCGACAACCTGGCAGGCGCGGACAAAGATGCCGCGCGTGCCCTTCCGACTCGATGGGCGTTCGAGAGAGGAGCCGAGCAAGTATGTGCTGGAGTTCGTGCACGACGGCCGTCGCCACGAATACGGGTTCGAGCTTGACAGCAAAGGCGTCTTGACCGAATGGCTCAGGGAGGCATCGGGCCGGTGGCGAACGCTCTTCGAGCGTCGCCGAGGGCAACGCGCCGTCAAGTTGGGCAGCTCAATGCGAGTGCTTGGAGATGTCAGTGATCGCGAGCTCGCGCTCAGCCGCGCATACGTGTTAGAGCACCCGCAGCTGTTTCCTATCGCGACGGACCTGATCGCATCGTTCGACATTGTGTCCGTGAAGGACTCGCACCGCGAGGTCCGGCTGCGGAACATCGCAGAGTCGCTCGTCGACGGATCGATCACTTCGCTCGACATCGAGACTCTGCTGCAAGTTGCCGACATCGGCATCCGCGCCGTGACAGTGGAGGAGAAGGACCTGCCCGAGAGGGTGCAACGTGCGCTCCAACTGTTTAAGCGTGCAATGAACGAGGGCGATACCGGCGACGTCGAAAAGGCTGGCGACAAGGATGGCATGACGTCGGAGGAGCTCGAGGAGGAGGACTCGAAGCAGATTGTCCGAAACCTACTGTTTACCCACCGCGGTGAATCAGATGACTGCCCACCGTTCTCGATCAACCAGGAGAGCGACGGCACCGTAGCCTGGCTGGCGCTCATGGTTCCAGTGACCGAGACTTTGCGCGAAGGGGGGCTTCTCTGCATCGACGAGATTGACTCTAGCCTGCATCCGCATCTACTCGACGTTGTACTTGGTCTGTTCGCAGATCCGCGGCTGAACCGAAAGCACGCGCAGCTGATCTTCACCAGCCACGAGACTTACATCCTGTCACCGCTGAGTGAGATCGACCTCGAGCCCGAGCAAGTTTGGTTCACGGACAAGAGCTACGACGGCGTTACCGAGATCACCTGCCTCGCGGAATTCCCGCGTCACGGTGATGCAAACGTCGCTAAGCGGTACCTTTCCGGTCGCTACGGCGGGACGCCCAGGCTGGCACCGAGCATGCTGGAGACGCTGCTCATTTCAGAGGATGCCTGA
- the glpX gene encoding class II fructose-bisphosphatase, with protein MELVRATEAAAIRAYPFIGRGDKNAADKAAVDAMRKFLGTVNFDGVVVIGEGEKDEAPMLYNGEHVGNGRGPACDIAVDPIDGTSLTAAGRQNAISMIAVSDRGTMLDASSVFYMDKIVTGPEGVGVVDIRQPIGENLRALAKAKGTDVSELRVAVLDRPRHEQLIDEIRAAGAGTRLMLDGDVAGGINAARYGSRIDMCVGIGGSPEGVATAAAIKALGGFIQGRLAPRNDDEQQRGADAGLKFDYVYEADELVRGDNTFFVATGVTNGELVSGVRRSGPIIKTESVVLRSRSGTIRRVSADHLASKWLDD; from the coding sequence ATGGAACTCGTCCGAGCGACGGAGGCCGCCGCGATCCGCGCGTACCCGTTCATCGGCCGCGGTGACAAGAACGCCGCCGACAAGGCCGCCGTCGATGCCATGCGCAAGTTCCTCGGCACCGTCAACTTCGACGGAGTGGTGGTCATCGGCGAGGGCGAAAAGGACGAGGCGCCGATGCTCTACAACGGTGAGCATGTCGGCAACGGCCGCGGCCCCGCCTGCGACATCGCCGTGGACCCGATCGACGGCACCTCGCTCACCGCCGCCGGCCGGCAGAACGCGATCTCGATGATCGCCGTCTCCGACCGCGGCACCATGCTCGACGCATCGTCGGTGTTCTACATGGACAAGATCGTCACCGGCCCGGAGGGTGTCGGCGTCGTCGACATCCGGCAGCCGATTGGCGAGAATCTGCGTGCGCTGGCCAAGGCCAAGGGCACGGATGTCTCGGAGCTCCGCGTCGCGGTGCTCGACCGCCCCCGGCACGAGCAGCTGATCGACGAGATCCGCGCAGCCGGGGCTGGCACCCGGTTGATGCTCGACGGTGACGTCGCCGGTGGCATCAACGCCGCCCGGTATGGCAGCCGCATCGACATGTGCGTCGGCATCGGCGGTAGCCCCGAGGGTGTCGCCACCGCTGCCGCCATCAAGGCGCTGGGTGGTTTCATCCAGGGCCGGCTGGCGCCCCGCAATGATGACGAGCAGCAGCGCGGTGCCGACGCCGGACTCAAGTTCGACTACGTCTATGAGGCCGACGAGCTCGTTCGCGGCGACAACACCTTCTTTGTAGCGACCGGTGTCACCAATGGCGAACTGGTCTCCGGCGTGCGCCGCTCCGGGCCGATCATCAAGACCGAAAGCGTGGTGCTGCGCTCGCGCTCGGGCACGATCCGCCGCGTCTCGGCCGACCACCTCGCCTCGAAGTGGCTTGACGACTGA
- a CDS encoding putative quinol monooxygenase produces the protein MSTPVIVTAIFEPAPGQYDAVVEALKPTIAAVHEEPGCELYAIHNDMHGVIVMIEKWETEELLDKHAAGAAVAAQNAALEGLLARPVEVTRMAPIPAGTEAQGLL, from the coding sequence ATGAGCACTCCCGTCATCGTCACCGCCATCTTCGAGCCAGCGCCCGGCCAGTACGACGCCGTAGTCGAGGCACTGAAACCCACGATCGCCGCCGTCCACGAGGAACCGGGCTGCGAGTTGTACGCGATCCACAACGACATGCACGGGGTGATCGTGATGATCGAGAAGTGGGAGACCGAGGAGTTGCTCGACAAGCACGCTGCAGGCGCAGCGGTCGCCGCCCAGAACGCGGCCCTTGAGGGGCTTCTCGCCCGCCCGGTCGAGGTCACCCGCATGGCACCGATCCCCGCGGGCACCGAGGCGCAGGGCTTGCTCTGA
- a CDS encoding serine hydrolase: MSEVLVDAELTSSIKARLGSWHPVFAAAVVAPSGVRLASTGADLDADFELASVSKAITGLLYADSVSRAEIRPEQALGELLPLGGVPAAGVSLESLSRHRSGLPRLPSSAHPWRRSLALMRHGTNPYGENLEQLLTQARQVRVGRPRPLYSNFGFELLGHALASAAGTTYAEHVRERIARPLGLSSVNVPVAPEQLRPQALTGRNAKGRPREPWTGEAIGPAGGIRASITDMASLTTALLDGTAPGLPALDPVAPLGITGRIGAAWITTKVAGREVTWHNGRSGGFASWLGLDRDASIGVVLLTATSASVDNAGMALLVAESGGSRLAT; this comes from the coding sequence ATGAGCGAAGTGCTGGTGGATGCGGAGCTGACGTCCAGCATCAAAGCGCGCTTGGGATCGTGGCATCCGGTGTTCGCCGCAGCCGTGGTCGCACCGAGCGGCGTCCGGCTGGCCAGCACCGGAGCCGACCTCGACGCCGATTTCGAGCTGGCGTCGGTCTCGAAGGCGATCACCGGGCTGCTCTACGCGGATTCCGTCAGTCGCGCCGAGATTCGCCCCGAGCAGGCGCTCGGCGAATTGCTGCCGCTGGGTGGCGTTCCCGCTGCCGGCGTCAGCCTTGAATCGCTCAGCCGACACCGATCCGGGCTGCCGAGACTGCCGTCGTCGGCGCACCCGTGGCGGCGGAGCCTCGCGCTCATGCGGCACGGCACCAACCCCTATGGCGAAAACCTGGAGCAGTTGCTGACGCAGGCTCGGCAGGTCCGGGTGGGAAGGCCGCGGCCGCTCTACTCGAATTTCGGCTTCGAACTGCTCGGTCATGCGCTTGCGAGTGCAGCGGGGACGACCTACGCCGAACACGTCCGTGAACGGATCGCCCGCCCGCTCGGCCTCAGCTCCGTCAATGTTCCGGTTGCCCCCGAGCAGCTGCGCCCGCAGGCGCTGACCGGGCGAAACGCGAAGGGCCGGCCGCGTGAGCCGTGGACCGGCGAAGCAATTGGGCCGGCCGGCGGCATCCGCGCGTCCATCACCGACATGGCCAGTCTGACCACCGCGCTGCTCGACGGCACAGCGCCCGGGCTGCCAGCGCTGGACCCGGTCGCGCCGCTCGGAATCACCGGGCGGATCGGCGCGGCCTGGATCACCACGAAGGTCGCCGGGCGTGAAGTCACCTGGCACAACGGCCGATCCGGTGGCTTCGCGTCATGGCTGGGGCTGGATCGGGATGCCTCGATCGGCGTCGTGCTGCTGACCGCGACTTCCGCGAGTGTCGACAATGCGGGGATGGCCCTGTTGGTGGCTGAATCGGGCGGGTCGCGCCTAGCGACGTGA
- the ychF gene encoding redox-regulated ATPase YchF, protein MALTIAIVGLPNVGKSTLFNALTKNTVLAANYPFATIEPNIGVVNLPDERLNTLAEIFGSERILPAPVSFVDIAGIVKGASEGEGLGNKFLANIREADAIAQVIRGFDDSDVVHVDGAVNPASDMEIINTELILADLQTLEKALARYEKEVKGKKLDPVVLETALAAQKVLNEGTLLSASGIDMEPIRELGLLTAKPFIFVFNVDEAVLTSEERKAELAALVAPVKAVFLDAKLESELIDLDEADAAELLASTGQEESGLDQLARIGFDTLGLQTYLTAGPKEARAWTIPKGSKAPQAAGVIHTDFERGFIKAEIISFEDLVATGSVAEARAKGKARMEGKDYIMQDGDVVEFRFNV, encoded by the coding sequence GTGGCTCTCACTATCGCAATCGTTGGACTCCCGAATGTCGGCAAGTCCACCCTCTTCAACGCACTGACCAAGAACACGGTGCTCGCCGCGAACTACCCGTTCGCGACGATCGAGCCGAACATCGGTGTGGTGAACCTGCCGGATGAGCGCCTCAACACGCTGGCCGAGATCTTCGGCAGCGAGCGCATCCTGCCCGCGCCGGTGTCCTTCGTCGACATCGCCGGCATCGTCAAGGGCGCCAGTGAGGGGGAAGGGCTCGGCAACAAGTTCCTCGCCAACATCCGTGAAGCGGATGCCATCGCCCAGGTCATCCGTGGCTTCGACGACTCCGACGTGGTGCATGTCGACGGCGCGGTCAACCCAGCCAGCGACATGGAGATCATCAACACCGAACTGATCCTCGCCGACCTGCAGACCCTCGAGAAGGCGCTCGCGCGCTACGAGAAAGAGGTCAAGGGCAAGAAGCTCGACCCGGTCGTGCTCGAGACGGCATTGGCTGCGCAGAAGGTGCTGAACGAGGGAACCTTGCTCTCGGCATCCGGAATCGACATGGAGCCGATCCGCGAACTGGGCCTGCTCACCGCGAAGCCGTTCATCTTCGTCTTCAACGTCGACGAGGCGGTGCTCACCAGCGAGGAGCGCAAGGCCGAGCTGGCTGCGCTGGTCGCGCCGGTGAAGGCGGTCTTCCTGGACGCGAAGCTCGAGAGCGAACTGATCGATCTGGACGAGGCGGATGCCGCGGAGCTGCTGGCGTCCACCGGGCAGGAGGAGTCCGGACTCGACCAGCTCGCCCGCATCGGCTTCGACACCCTGGGCCTGCAGACCTACCTCACCGCGGGACCGAAGGAGGCGCGCGCCTGGACGATCCCGAAGGGCTCGAAGGCTCCGCAGGCGGCCGGCGTGATCCATACCGACTTCGAGCGGGGCTTCATCAAGGCCGAGATCATCTCCTTCGAAGACCTGGTCGCGACCGGTTCGGTCGCCGAGGCCCGTGCCAAGGGCAAGGCCCGCATGGAGGGCAAGGACTACATCATGCAGGACGGCGACGTGGTGGAGTTCCGCTTCAACGTGTAG
- the rmuC gene encoding DNA recombination protein RmuC: MDLLALLVGLVIGVVLGGLTAVLMLRSRATATGEDPALTEARHQAELAGVRAAEQQARASLMAELAAVEATAIALEKQVGELHTQHREFVERQRVEQQAQAERDRAESKVLQALTPVQENLRAMQLKVTELETQRSQQHGELSQQLKAANESEERLRATAEALASALKSNSTRGVWGETQLRNVVQAAGLIERVDFDVQSSISSDAGSGRPDMVVHLPGGKNIAVDAKVPFNAYLEASQIPATATGEEAVRREQLLKQHVKALRHHIDALASKTYWAGLEASPELVIAFIPSESLVSSALEADPGIMDYAFSKRVALSSPVTLWSVLKTVAFSWQQDVLTEDAKVLFDLSRELYTRLAKLAEHIEKLGRSIESTVKNYNAFVGSMERQVLPSARKLNALDESKVLGTLPGIEESPRELTAFELTTAGAELADAKDEDAA, from the coding sequence ATGGACCTCCTCGCACTGCTCGTCGGCCTCGTCATCGGTGTTGTTCTCGGCGGGCTGACCGCGGTGCTGATGCTGCGGTCGCGGGCGACGGCCACCGGGGAGGACCCGGCGCTGACTGAGGCTCGGCACCAGGCGGAACTGGCCGGGGTCCGTGCGGCCGAGCAGCAAGCTCGGGCATCGTTGATGGCCGAACTGGCCGCGGTCGAGGCAACTGCTATCGCGCTCGAGAAGCAGGTCGGTGAGCTGCACACCCAGCACCGCGAATTCGTCGAGCGGCAGCGCGTCGAACAGCAGGCCCAAGCCGAGCGCGACCGCGCCGAGAGCAAGGTGCTGCAGGCGCTCACCCCTGTGCAGGAGAACCTGCGCGCCATGCAGCTGAAGGTCACCGAACTCGAGACGCAACGCAGCCAGCAGCACGGCGAGCTGAGCCAGCAGCTGAAGGCCGCCAACGAGTCCGAAGAGCGCCTGCGCGCGACCGCCGAGGCGTTGGCGTCGGCGCTCAAGAGCAACAGCACCCGTGGTGTCTGGGGTGAGACGCAGCTGCGCAACGTGGTGCAGGCGGCGGGGCTCATCGAACGGGTCGACTTCGACGTGCAATCGAGCATCAGTTCGGATGCCGGATCCGGCCGCCCGGACATGGTGGTGCACCTTCCCGGGGGCAAGAACATCGCCGTCGACGCCAAGGTGCCGTTCAACGCCTACCTCGAGGCCAGCCAGATTCCGGCGACGGCAACCGGCGAGGAGGCTGTGCGCCGTGAGCAGTTGCTGAAGCAGCACGTCAAGGCGCTGCGCCACCACATCGACGCGCTCGCGAGCAAGACCTACTGGGCCGGGCTGGAGGCCTCCCCGGAACTGGTGATCGCGTTCATCCCGAGCGAATCGCTGGTCTCCAGCGCACTCGAGGCCGACCCAGGCATCATGGACTACGCGTTCAGCAAGCGCGTTGCGCTGTCCTCGCCGGTGACCCTGTGGTCGGTGCTGAAGACTGTCGCGTTCAGCTGGCAACAGGACGTGCTCACCGAGGACGCCAAGGTGCTCTTCGACCTCAGCCGGGAGCTCTACACCCGCCTGGCGAAGCTGGCGGAGCACATCGAGAAGCTCGGCCGCTCGATCGAGAGCACAGTCAAGAACTACAACGCGTTCGTCGGCTCCATGGAACGACAGGTGCTGCCGAGCGCCCGCAAGCTGAACGCGCTTGATGAATCCAAGGTGCTCGGCACGCTGCCCGGCATCGAGGAGTCACCGCGCGAGCTCACCGCGTTCGAACTGACCACGGCAGGCGCCGAGCTCGCCGACGCGAAGGACGAGGACGCCGCTTAG
- a CDS encoding ATP-binding protein, which yields MRSPTSVDTDLSRNAPATTHLLCGYNGAGKTSLARELEAAGVVRFSLDEWMLRLYPTVRFDADEYEPLAEACRKLIWDVAVQVLRAGLDVVLDWNQWDRSRRAMWRDAALAEGFAVVLHHVDVDEDVAVRRATQRAAAGTAGSHALTGDDVRHLAALFERPAPDEGIPIIVHRVTSPAPTVSTEG from the coding sequence GTGCGAAGTCCGACGAGTGTGGACACCGATCTGTCCCGGAACGCGCCCGCGACGACGCACTTGCTCTGTGGCTACAACGGCGCAGGCAAGACTTCGCTGGCTCGCGAGTTGGAGGCGGCCGGAGTCGTTCGGTTCAGCCTCGATGAATGGATGCTGCGCCTGTACCCGACCGTCCGGTTTGACGCCGACGAGTACGAGCCGCTCGCGGAGGCGTGCAGGAAGTTGATCTGGGACGTCGCGGTTCAGGTGCTGAGGGCCGGTCTTGATGTGGTGCTCGACTGGAATCAATGGGACCGGTCGCGCCGTGCGATGTGGCGAGACGCTGCACTGGCAGAAGGGTTTGCCGTCGTTCTGCATCACGTCGACGTGGATGAGGACGTCGCCGTTCGCCGGGCAACTCAGCGGGCGGCAGCAGGAACGGCGGGCTCTCACGCTCTCACCGGTGATGATGTTCGACACCTCGCCGCGCTCTTTGAGCGACCTGCGCCCGACGAAGGCATCCCGATCATTGTTCACCGAGTAACGAGCCCAGCGCCTACAGTCAGCACGGAGGGATAG
- a CDS encoding 5'-3' exonuclease, translating to MLLDTAALYFRAFYGMPDTVKAPDGTPINAVRGLLDIIARLVTDFHPTDLIACWDDDWRPQWRVDLLPSYKAHRVAEVVEAGPDVEVVPDRLTAQVPIIIDVLTALGIPIVGKAGYEADDIIGTLAASATTPVDVVTGDRDLFQVVDDARDVRVIYTARGMSKLEIITDDVLRAKYGVAPSQYADFAVMRGDNSDGLPGVAGIGEKTAASLLATYGDLDSIVAAATGEPSQLSSAFTAKFRAAADYLARAPEVVRVAVDLELPDVDASIGIPDAGRAEFAELTTRWGLGSSATRVVAALDGVG from the coding sequence ATGCTTCTGGACACTGCAGCCCTCTACTTCCGGGCGTTCTACGGGATGCCGGACACGGTCAAAGCTCCCGACGGCACGCCGATCAACGCGGTCCGCGGGCTGCTCGACATCATCGCCCGGCTGGTCACCGACTTCCATCCGACCGACCTGATCGCCTGCTGGGACGATGACTGGCGCCCACAGTGGCGGGTCGACCTGCTGCCGAGCTACAAGGCGCACCGGGTGGCCGAGGTGGTTGAGGCGGGCCCGGATGTCGAGGTCGTGCCCGATCGGCTCACCGCGCAGGTTCCGATCATCATCGACGTGCTCACCGCTCTGGGCATCCCGATCGTCGGCAAGGCCGGCTACGAGGCCGACGACATCATCGGCACCCTCGCCGCGTCGGCCACCACGCCGGTGGACGTCGTCACCGGCGACCGGGACCTGTTCCAGGTGGTCGACGACGCACGCGACGTGCGGGTGATCTACACCGCGCGCGGGATGAGCAAGCTCGAGATCATCACCGACGACGTGCTGCGCGCGAAGTACGGCGTCGCCCCGTCGCAGTACGCGGACTTCGCGGTCATGCGCGGCGACAACTCCGACGGACTGCCCGGCGTCGCCGGGATCGGCGAGAAGACGGCAGCATCGCTGCTCGCCACGTACGGCGACCTCGACAGCATCGTCGCCGCGGCGACGGGGGAGCCATCGCAACTCTCGTCGGCGTTCACCGCGAAGTTCCGGGCGGCCGCCGATTACCTGGCCCGAGCGCCAGAGGTGGTGCGGGTAGCCGTGGACCTCGAGTTGCCGGATGTCGACGCGTCGATCGGGATTCCGGATGCCGGCCGCGCAGAGTTCGCGGAGCTGACGACCCGGTGGGGCCTCGGCAGCTCGGCAACCCGCGTCGTTGCCGCGCTGGACGGTGTGGGCTAG
- a CDS encoding GNAT family N-acetyltransferase, with translation MVDAGTQARHFSVRRCASSELANLLEVQSQVLGALPDPDLLEGSSAGELETYLAGGGDVIGAYENGTLAGYGIYTSFPDSDPRLRSLGTEVAELYGGRSFDLGVLDTVAVHPDHRGHGLQGAICAEIHRLARSGGAKVMMTTVSPQNQISIKNFARLGYKPVFERLLYGGKARSVLAMLL, from the coding sequence GTGGTTGACGCCGGTACCCAGGCCAGGCACTTTTCAGTGAGGCGCTGTGCATCGAGCGAACTGGCCAACTTGCTGGAAGTTCAGTCCCAAGTACTGGGTGCGCTGCCGGACCCTGACTTGCTTGAGGGCTCGTCGGCCGGTGAGCTCGAGACGTACTTGGCGGGCGGCGGCGATGTCATCGGCGCCTACGAAAATGGCACCTTGGCTGGTTACGGCATTTACACTTCGTTTCCTGACTCCGACCCCAGGCTTCGCTCGCTCGGGACTGAGGTCGCCGAATTGTATGGCGGCCGCTCGTTTGATTTGGGAGTACTGGATACAGTCGCCGTGCATCCCGACCATAGAGGCCATGGCCTGCAGGGCGCGATCTGCGCCGAGATCCACCGGCTTGCGAGGAGTGGTGGCGCGAAAGTGATGATGACAACGGTTTCGCCGCAGAATCAAATCAGTATCAAAAACTTCGCCCGTCTCGGTTATAAACCCGTCTTCGAGCGGTTGCTGTACGGCGGCAAGGCCCGAAGCGTTTTGGCGATGCTGCTATGA